From Candidatus Poribacteria bacterium:
GGATGGAGTTCCATAAATTGTTCAGCATAAGTGGAGTTTTTCGTATCTCCATCCAAGGCAACAACGTCCGGATTCACACTGCCGAGCTTGGCAAGCCCTGCGCCATAGCCACTACGCGTTGCAACATCTTCGTCGGGTGGATAGTCAGGCGGTTCACACTCGGTTACAGCAGAACCGTTTTCACTGACACTTGTAGCACTCGGCGATTCGATTTGTAGGGGCGAGGTCACCTCGTCCCTACTCAAAGGACCAAGTTCCGCTAAGGCTTTATCAAGTTCCTCACCTTGAGCAAGTGCTTTCCCGTGCCAATTGTCCGCGTTTTCAAGAAACGAAACACCCTTGCCCTTAAAGGTCTTAGCGACTATCATTGTCGGCTTTTCAGTTGAAGCCTTGGCTTGCTCAAGTGCGGGAAGGATGTCATCAAAATCATGACCATCAATGCCGATGGCTTGCCAGCCGAACGCCTCAAAACGCCGGCAGTATGTATCAACGTCGAAAGTATACATCGTCCGCTGACTCTGCCCAAGGGCGTTAACATCTACAATTCCGATTAGATTATTAAGCTCGTAGTGGGATGCCAAAGCGGCTGCCTCCCAGACACCACCTTCAGCAGTCTCGCCATCACCGAGGAGGACGTAGACGCGATAATCAGACGCGTCCAAGTATTTGCCGTTGAGAGCCATGCCAAGCCCAAGTGATAAGCCTTGTCCGAGCGAACCTGTCGCTACCTCTGTCCATTCAAACCGAGGGGTCGGATGTCCCTCCAAGATGCTGTCAATCTGCCGGAGGGTACGTAGTTTCTCGGTCGGGATAATACCCGCTTCCGCATAAGCAGCATAAAGCAGCGGTGCCGCATGTCCCTTCGACAAAATGAACCTATCGTTGTTGGGGTTCTGGGCATTGGTAGTGTCATAACGCATGGCGTGAAAAAAGAGTGCTGAGACAATATCCGCGGCTGACAGACAGGTGGTTGGATGCCCAGACCCTGCTTCCGATGTCGAGACGATCGAATGAATTCGTAAGTTAGTCGCCTTCTGTTTGAGAAAAGTTTTCAAGGTTTCCACAAATTTTCGGACTCTCCTTTATTTCTTAATATGGACGTGCCCTTTGCAATACGAGTTTGCAAGGCGCACTATAAAACACACAACAGTTTAAGCATCTTTCGTGTTCAACTCATCTGCTCTCCGCTGTGCGGCTAAGACAAGGTAATGTCCTTGACAATTCTGGACGAGGCTCTCAAAAGTCCCAATGGCTTGCGGAATGTCCTGTATCTTGACATACGCCTCCGCTTGCCAGTACATGGCTTTCGCTACGATTTCATTGGAATCGGTCTCTTCTGTATCTTGGGCCTCGTTTTCTATAGCCTCGCTAAATTTTTCGATTGCCCGTTGATAATCTTTCTCCTCATAGTAGGCTGTTACAGCGTCTGCATAAGCGTAGTTGCTTTGCTCTTGAGGTCGGAAAGGTTCAATTTCCAACGAAGGCAGCTCCAGCGGGGGTAACTCGACCTCTAAATCTTCTTCGTCCGGCAACGCGTCTATTGCTTCTGCAAGCCGTTGTTCGTATGCCTCAGTATCACGGTCATCCGCTTCTTCTGCCGCACTGTCCGCCTGTTGATCTTGTTCATCGTCATCCGCTTCTTCTGCCGCACTATCCTCCAGCTCATCGTCGTCGTCCTCTTCTTCCTCTTCTGTTCCTGTTGCTTCACGAAAAGCCTGAGAGAGTGCGGTATCAGGACTTTCTAAATCATCGGAATCGTCATCCTCTTCATCCAGAAATGCCTCTTGTGACTCATCATCAAAATCGTCTGTTTCATCGAAATCATCTGTTTCATCAAAACTATCTTCTTCGTCATAGCCATCTTCTTCGTCATAACTAAAAGCCATTTGTTCCTCCATTTTTCTGTTTTTTTTATCCCAAGACGGGCCTGAACAGTAATTCCACAATCCATGTTGGAGTACGTTGATTCTATTGGATTTACGGTAGTACGAGGGTTTCCGGTTTAGGATACTATTCATGCGGGCGGGCACAATAGCCCGCCCCAACAGATAGCAATCCGTCAGCCAAGTTTCATCTAATACTTGACCTTCACCTCTGCCCAAGTGGTTGTCATCTTGTCAGCAGGATCAACCCCTAAGGCTGAATGCATACCGTCTAACATCGACTCAATGTCCCTTTGCTCCAAAGCGACATCAAAGATTACAGCCTCATCAATAGTAACGTCGCCGAATCGTCCAGCACAACAAGTATCATTACCGATGTAGACCGGACCGGTATCCAAATCAATCGGATTTTTAGTCAGATCCAGTGAGCTCTCTTCTTTTCCATCAATATAGATGTACCACTCACCGGTCTTGCTATCATAAGTAGTCGTGTACATGTGCCACTGGGTAATATCTTTGGGACCGATTTCCCCATCGCGCCAGCCCCCGGGCTTATTCCAACAGCCCCCGTTGCAAATGGGCCAGGAAACATTTTTTGTGCCTGCGTTCGGATGGATGATATAGGCGTTCCGTTTTTCAAAAAGGAAGCCGTGCTGGTTCCAGGTATCTGTATGACTTTTCGCCCAAATAGAGACGGTGATCGCTTTTGTTGGATTCTCATGGGCTGGAATAACAATATGTGCGCCAGCACCATCAAGTTCAAGTCCCTTCCCAAATTGACCATCAACCCATTTCGGCTTACCTTCAAATTCACCATCCAGTCCATTTCCGGTCTCATCGGTTGCGACATTTCCTTTACCCGCATCAAAAAGCCACATCCCGACAATAGTATCAGGGTCAATCTCGGCTGAAGCGGTGGAATTGATCAGAATACTAATGGCAAAGAGACCTGTAAGCACGACACTCAAAAGCGCAAGTCTTCCAAAGAAAAAAGAGCTGAAATTCATTTTGACCTCCTTTAGCGTGTTCTTCGTTGTATATGTGGATACAGCACCGACTTGCTACACTACTTTTACAGTATTTTACGCAAGTCGCGCGAATATTATAGTAAAATCCGAAAATATGTTTACAGTTCGTCAGGAACCAAAAGCCCCACTGCTGCTGGCGAGGATTGTATCCTCGCCCTTGCGTTGGTGTATAAGTAATTACGGGTTTTACTATAAAAAGCCCTAATACTTGACTTTCACATCCGCCCAGGTGGTTGTCATTTTATCAGCTGGTTCAACCGCCAAGACTTCAGCATAAAGTCCGTTTTTATACAGTTTTTCAATGTCCTCCTGTTCCAAAGCGACACTGAGAATTAAGACTTCGTCAACAGCACCTGCGCCAAAGCGTGCGCCCCCGCAGCAGTCATCAAATCCAATATTAGCGGGACCAGTATCAAGATCAATCGGATTTTTAGCCAAATCCAATGCGCTCGCTTCTTCGGCATCAATATAGATGTACCACTCACCGGTCTTGCTATTATAAGTGGTGGTGTACATATGCCATTCGGTAATATCATCGGTGCCAACATTACCGTCATTCCAACCGCCGGGTTTATTCCAACAGCCGCCATTGCAAACCGGCCACGCGATATTTTTTGTTCCGCTGTTCGGATGGATAATATAGGCGTTCCGTTTTTCAACTATCCAACCAGGTTGGTTCCAAACGTCCCCCGCGCTTTTCGCCCACGCTGAGACCGTTATTGCTTCAGTTGGATTTTCATGCGCTGGAATCTGAACGTAAGCGGATTTACCATCGAATTCAAGTGCCATCCCAAACTTACCCTCAACCCATTTAGGTTTGCCTTCAAATTCGCCATCTAAACCGTTTTCTGAAGCATCGGTTGCGACATTCCCTTTGCCTTCATCAAAAAGCCACACCCCGACAACGGTATCCGGGTCAATCTCGGCAAAGGTGCTGGAGACAAACAACACACCAGCAAAAAAGAAACTGAAACATACAAAAACTAAGCTCACAAGCCAAAACTTGCCAGCAGAAATAACGCTGAAATTCATCTTGCCCTCCTGCTCAATATTACAACACCTCTAAAGACTTTATACATACACCCATTCGATTTATGTGGACACCACAATAGTGCTGAAGCATAAACCGCTGACAAACATTAGACATATATCTATCGTATCAGATTCATAGGTACATGTCAAGGGAAAAATCGTTGACATGAAAGAATTTTTCGTCTATAATGCTCACATACGTTTACTCCAATATACAGTGTAGGAAAACATGAAGGAAACAGGATTTATCTTTTTACTTTTTAGCTTTGGTGCGATGTCTATATTTGGACAGTTCCCAAATAATAAAGCACACGTTTCAGACCTGCTGCAACAATCGAATTTTGAACAGAAAAAGTCTGCCAGCGGTGATCTTATCGCGCAAGATGGAACGGGACAAGAAACAACACCCCCAAATCTAACAGAAGAAGAGGACTCAGAACATGCTGAACAACCGATGTCAGTGTCAGAAGATACTGCCGACGAATCTACAAGGCAAGCCGAAGCAGTTGACACGGAAAAGATCCAGCGAATATTTAAGGTTGTCAACGATTACCAATTGGCAGCGGAGGAGACATTAACAACACTCGTCGTAATTGCCGGAAATGTTGCATTACAAGGACGTATTACCGGTAATGTGTTGATAATCGGTGGAGATATTGAAATCACACCAGCCTCACAAGTGAATGGAACGCTCCACGTTATCGGCGGACACGTCACGGGAAACATAGAAAGCGTGGCGAACCTTGAAGTAAACAATGACTGGCAGATGGTCCCTGCTGCGGTACACCTCGTGATGAATCCGCATATTTTTTGGGGGATCAGTAAACACACAAATTTCCGATTGACATTCGTCAAGTTTGGTCTCTTCCTCCTGATGTATCTGCTAACAGCAGCTTTATTCCCAAAACCGATAAACGCCGTAAGTGAACTATTTGGACGGCGACCTATCGGCAGTATAATATTTGGCATCCTGATATTAGGCATAATACCGCTCCTCCTCGCCGCGCTAACACTTTCAATCGTCGGCGTGCCGTTCATGCTGTTAGTCCTTTCGTTTCTGATTCCACTGTCAATTTGTGGTAAGGCGGCGATTTTCCTTACACTCGGCGGCACTCTCTTTTCAGGGCGATGGAGACCGCTTGCCGTGATTTTTAGCTACACCCTCTATTTCATGGCTACAGCCTTGCCTTATATTGACTGGATGACGTTCCTGATTGTTAACGCTATCAGCATCGGACTCTGTCTACTGAAGATTATGAGTATGATGCGACCAGAAACGCCACACAAAAGCACTTATCCGCTCCCTGGTAGTGGGCAAGGGACCCTGTCAGAAAGAGTATAATCTACATGCAGTTAGCATCTCCTATCTTTCTCAGTTTACTTATTGTAGTACCTCTGCTAATAATCGCTTTGCGGCGGCTGCACAGACAGGTAATTCGCTTCTCTGACTTCAAACGCGGGTTCTTAGCAGGAATTCAAGACATGCAGCAAACTTTTTCGATTAAAGCGTTGCCAATACTGAAAGTAGCGAGATTCATCGTGATTACGCTTCTCATCGTCACGCTTGCTCGTCCACAACTCTCTCAAAGCCGTGAACATAGATTAGCAGCAGGTATTGATATCCTCTTAGTTCTTGACATCTCCGAGAGTATGCGGGCGGAAGATTTTGAGGGAATGAACCGCATCCAAACCGCTAAATCGGTTGTCAATGCCATGCTTGAAAAAAGACTGACCCACAGCGAAAATGATCGCATCGGCTTAGTTGTTTTCGCCGGTGAAAGTTTCACACTCTGTCCTCTGACATTGGATTATCAGGTGTTAGCAGAATTGCTCGGCGATGTAGAGATCGGTCAACTTGAGGACGGCACGGCTATCGGGGATGCACTTGCGACCGCTACCCAACGC
This genomic window contains:
- a CDS encoding tetratricopeptide repeat protein gives rise to the protein MAFSYDEEDGYDEEDSFDETDDFDETDDFDDESQEAFLDEEDDDSDDLESPDTALSQAFREATGTEEEEEDDDDELEDSAAEEADDDEQDQQADSAAEEADDRDTEAYEQRLAEAIDALPDEEDLEVELPPLELPSLEIEPFRPQEQSNYAYADAVTAYYEEKDYQRAIEKFSEAIENEAQDTEETDSNEIVAKAMYWQAEAYVKIQDIPQAIGTFESLVQNCQGHYLVLAAQRRADELNTKDA
- a CDS encoding polymer-forming cytoskeletal protein; this encodes MKETGFIFLLFSFGAMSIFGQFPNNKAHVSDLLQQSNFEQKKSASGDLIAQDGTGQETTPPNLTEEEDSEHAEQPMSVSEDTADESTRQAEAVDTEKIQRIFKVVNDYQLAAEETLTTLVVIAGNVALQGRITGNVLIIGGDIEITPASQVNGTLHVIGGHVTGNIESVANLEVNNDWQMVPAAVHLVMNPHIFWGISKHTNFRLTFVKFGLFLLMYLLTAALFPKPINAVSELFGRRPIGSIIFGILILGIIPLLLAALTLSIVGVPFMLLVLSFLIPLSICGKAAIFLTLGGTLFSGRWRPLAVIFSYTLYFMATALPYIDWMTFLIVNAISIGLCLLKIMSMMRPETPHKSTYPLPGSGQGTLSERV
- a CDS encoding VWA domain-containing protein, which translates into the protein MQLASPIFLSLLIVVPLLIIALRRLHRQVIRFSDFKRGFLAGIQDMQQTFSIKALPILKVARFIVITLLIVTLARPQLSQSREHRLAAGIDILLVLDISESMRAEDFEGMNRIQTAKSVVNAMLEKRLTHSENDRIGLVVFAGESFTLCPLTLDYQVLAELLGDVEIGQLEDGTAIGDALATATQRLRASESKTKIVILLTDGENNAGSINPGAAASLAQSFGIKVYTIGMGKEGGARIPYADMTFGKRYREVLTYLDEDTLKQIAQTTEGRYFRAIDTQSLKQIYAEIDRFEKTEFKTFNTVTHKELATYFLIPAVLLLGIEILLSNTVLRKIP
- a CDS encoding LamG domain-containing protein, producing the protein MNFSSFFFGRLALLSVVLTGLFAISILINSTASAEIDPDTIVGMWLFDAGKGNVATDETGNGLDGEFEGKPKWVDGQFGKGLELDGAGAHIVIPAHENPTKAITVSIWAKSHTDTWNQHGFLFEKRNAYIIHPNAGTKNVSWPICNGGCWNKPGGWRDGEIGPKDITQWHMYTTTYDSKTGEWYIYIDGKEESSLDLTKNPIDLDTGPVYIGNDTCCAGRFGDVTIDEAVIFDVALEQRDIESMLDGMHSALGVDPADKMTTTWAEVKVKY
- a CDS encoding transketolase; amino-acid sequence: METLKTFLKQKATNLRIHSIVSTSEAGSGHPTTCLSAADIVSALFFHAMRYDTTNAQNPNNDRFILSKGHAAPLLYAAYAEAGIIPTEKLRTLRQIDSILEGHPTPRFEWTEVATGSLGQGLSLGLGMALNGKYLDASDYRVYVLLGDGETAEGGVWEAAALASHYELNNLIGIVDVNALGQSQRTMYTFDVDTYCRRFEAFGWQAIGIDGHDFDDILPALEQAKASTEKPTMIVAKTFKGKGVSFLENADNWHGKALAQGEELDKALAELGPLSRDEVTSPLQIESPSATSVSENGSAVTECEPPDYPPDEDVATRSGYGAGLAKLGSVNPDVVALDGDTKNSTYAEQFMELHPNRYFEMFIAEQNLVGAGIGLAKRGKIPFVSTFAAFLSRAYDQIRMSAISQANIKYAGSHCGVSIGEDGPSQMGLEDVAMFRAIPGAVVLYPSDAIAAERLVAEAAAHEGIVYLRTSRPKTAILYDAAERFPIGGCKVVRESSEDKVTVVAAGVALHEALKAHEILAQDGIAIRVIDLYSIKPIDAEALQKAASETNNTLITVEDHYPEGGLGDAVLEAVATKRIYVHKLAVTGMPRSGKPEELLEYHGISANAIVQKVKELML
- a CDS encoding LamG domain-containing protein, producing MNFSVISAGKFWLVSLVFVCFSFFFAGVLFVSSTFAEIDPDTVVGVWLFDEGKGNVATDASENGLDGEFEGKPKWVEGKFGMALEFDGKSAYVQIPAHENPTEAITVSAWAKSAGDVWNQPGWIVEKRNAYIIHPNSGTKNIAWPVCNGGCWNKPGGWNDGNVGTDDITEWHMYTTTYNSKTGEWYIYIDAEEASALDLAKNPIDLDTGPANIGFDDCCGGARFGAGAVDEVLILSVALEQEDIEKLYKNGLYAEVLAVEPADKMTTTWADVKVKY